The Methylomonas koyamae genome has a segment encoding these proteins:
- the rnr gene encoding ribonuclease R: MTTNSDQPADFSTFVDPHAEREAEKYENPIPSRELILELIQQAGKPLRRQQIAQQFGLESADAQEALRRRLRAMERDGQLSFNSRQKYCIGSGNNTIAGRILGHPDGFGFLKPDDGSEDLFLSPREMKPLMPNDRVIARVSGVDRRGRREAAVIEITERNTHQIVGRFFSEGRVAYVVPDNKKINHEVLIAKEDVGSAKNGQIVVAEILQQPSAHCQPIGRIAEVLGLHMAPGMEIEMAIRSYDLPNQWPEALLAEIKALKPEVPEEAKQGREDIRQLPLVTIDGEDARDFDDAVYAQKTPKGWKLLVAIADVSHYVKVGTALDDEAKSRSTSVYFPEKVIPMLPEILSNGLCSLNPAVDRLCMVCELLISSEGLVLRSRFFEAVMRSHARLTYSAVAKMLVEGDQKLIKKHQELMPHLQTLYDLYKVMRQQRELRGAMDFDTQETKIVFGPERKIAEIVPLVRNDAHKLIEEFMITANTAAARFLNRKKMPRLLRIHDGPSAEKLLALKTFLNELGLHLGGKAEPTPLDYMHLLESVQQRPDAHLIQTLLLRSMSQAVYSPETKGHFGLALDAYAHFTSPIRRYPDLLVHRAIRHCLAGHKPDTFHYSHDDMVVLGEHCSANERRADDATRDVVSWLKCEYMMDKIGEEFAGVISAVTGFGFFVELQAIYVEGLVHIASLQDDYFNFDPGKHQLYGERSGIRYRLGDSVRIRVIRVSLDDKKIDFELVQAGKKAKTKATPAKESGKKKAKKSKAEPAKSNAKAKSRKRRRS, encoded by the coding sequence ATGACCACCAATAGCGATCAACCCGCTGATTTTTCGACTTTCGTCGATCCGCACGCCGAGCGCGAAGCGGAAAAATACGAGAACCCGATACCCAGCCGCGAACTGATTCTGGAGCTGATCCAGCAGGCCGGCAAACCGTTAAGACGCCAACAAATCGCCCAGCAATTCGGCCTGGAATCGGCCGATGCCCAGGAGGCCTTGCGCCGCAGGCTGCGCGCAATGGAACGCGACGGCCAATTGAGCTTTAACAGCCGGCAAAAATATTGTATCGGTTCCGGAAACAACACGATTGCCGGCCGAATCCTCGGTCATCCGGACGGCTTCGGCTTCTTGAAGCCGGACGACGGCAGCGAAGACTTGTTCTTGTCGCCGCGGGAAATGAAGCCGTTGATGCCGAACGACCGGGTGATCGCCCGCGTCAGCGGCGTCGACCGCCGCGGCCGGCGCGAGGCCGCGGTGATCGAAATCACCGAACGCAATACGCATCAAATCGTCGGCCGTTTTTTCAGCGAGGGCCGCGTCGCTTACGTGGTGCCGGACAACAAGAAGATCAACCACGAAGTGTTGATCGCCAAGGAGGACGTCGGCAGCGCCAAGAACGGCCAGATCGTCGTCGCCGAAATCCTGCAGCAACCCAGTGCGCATTGCCAACCGATTGGCCGTATCGCCGAAGTGTTGGGTCTGCACATGGCGCCGGGCATGGAAATCGAAATGGCGATTCGTTCCTACGACTTGCCGAACCAGTGGCCGGAAGCCCTGTTAGCGGAAATCAAGGCCTTGAAGCCGGAAGTGCCGGAAGAAGCCAAGCAGGGTCGGGAAGACATTCGCCAATTGCCGTTGGTGACGATAGACGGCGAAGACGCCCGCGACTTCGACGACGCGGTTTACGCCCAAAAAACGCCGAAAGGTTGGAAGTTGCTGGTGGCGATTGCCGACGTGTCGCATTACGTCAAAGTCGGCACCGCGTTGGACGACGAAGCGAAGAGCCGCAGTACTTCGGTGTATTTCCCGGAAAAAGTGATTCCGATGCTGCCGGAGATCCTGTCCAACGGCTTGTGTTCGTTGAACCCGGCCGTGGATCGCTTGTGTATGGTCTGCGAGCTGTTGATCAGCAGCGAAGGCCTAGTGTTGCGCTCGCGTTTTTTCGAAGCGGTGATGCGCTCCCACGCCCGTTTGACCTACAGTGCTGTGGCCAAAATGTTGGTCGAAGGCGATCAAAAGCTGATTAAAAAGCATCAGGAACTGATGCCGCATCTGCAGACGTTATACGATCTGTACAAAGTCATGCGCCAGCAGCGCGAACTGCGCGGGGCGATGGATTTCGATACTCAGGAAACCAAAATCGTGTTCGGTCCCGAGCGCAAGATTGCCGAGATCGTGCCGTTGGTGCGCAACGATGCCCATAAATTGATCGAAGAATTCATGATCACCGCCAACACCGCGGCGGCCCGTTTCCTGAACCGCAAGAAAATGCCCAGGCTGTTGCGGATTCACGATGGTCCGAGCGCGGAAAAATTGCTGGCGCTGAAAACCTTTCTGAACGAATTGGGCCTGCATCTGGGCGGCAAGGCCGAGCCGACGCCGTTGGACTATATGCATCTGCTGGAATCGGTGCAGCAACGCCCGGACGCCCACCTGATTCAGACCTTACTGCTGCGTTCGATGTCGCAGGCGGTCTATAGTCCGGAAACCAAAGGCCATTTCGGCTTGGCGCTGGATGCCTACGCCCATTTCACCTCGCCGATCCGGCGTTATCCCGATCTGTTGGTGCACCGGGCGATTCGGCATTGTCTGGCCGGCCATAAACCGGACACCTTTCATTACAGCCATGACGATATGGTGGTACTGGGCGAACACTGTTCGGCCAACGAACGCCGGGCCGACGACGCCACCCGCGACGTGGTCAGTTGGCTGAAATGCGAATACATGATGGACAAGATCGGCGAGGAGTTTGCCGGGGTGATTTCCGCGGTAACCGGCTTCGGCTTCTTCGTCGAATTGCAGGCCATCTATGTCGAAGGCTTGGTGCATATCGCCTCGCTGCAGGACGACTATTTCAATTTCGACCCCGGCAAACACCAGCTTTACGGCGAACGCAGCGGTATCCGCTACCGTTTGGGCGACAGCGTGCGCATCCGCGTGATCCGCGTCAGTCTGGACGATAAGAAAATCGACTTCGAGTTGGTACAGGCCGGTAAAAAAGCCAAAACTAAAGCCACACCCGCCAAGGAAAGCGGCAAGAAGAAGGCCAAGAAGTCCAAAGCCGAGCCGGCAAAATCCAACGCTAAAGCCAAATCCAGAAAACGCCGCCGCTCATGA
- the rlmB gene encoding 23S rRNA (guanosine(2251)-2'-O)-methyltransferase RlmB: protein MNLTHLFGIHAAQAALEYSPQKIRRAWVDGQRQDARLKPLLDELAALGVSPEKTERKKLDKLADGKNHQGIVIAVELPAMRNEDRLKSDVEALTEPAFYLILDQVQDPHNLGACLRTADAVGAHGVVVTKDNAAGITPTVCKVASGAAETVPVYQVTNLARTLRWLKEQNIWIMGAAGEAGQTIYDMKLDMPLALVMGAEGSGMRHLTRQHCDFLVKIPMLGQVESLNVSVAAGVLLYEIFRQKHSG, encoded by the coding sequence ATGAATCTGACGCATCTGTTCGGCATCCACGCGGCGCAAGCCGCATTGGAATACTCGCCGCAAAAAATCCGCCGCGCCTGGGTCGATGGCCAGCGGCAGGACGCCCGCCTGAAACCCTTGCTCGACGAACTCGCCGCGCTTGGCGTCAGTCCGGAGAAAACCGAGCGCAAGAAGTTGGACAAGTTGGCCGACGGCAAGAACCATCAAGGTATTGTTATCGCCGTCGAATTGCCGGCGATGCGCAACGAGGACCGCTTGAAGAGCGATGTCGAGGCGCTAACCGAGCCGGCCTTCTATCTGATTTTGGATCAAGTCCAGGATCCGCATAATCTCGGCGCTTGCCTGCGCACGGCCGATGCAGTCGGCGCTCACGGCGTCGTCGTCACCAAGGACAATGCGGCCGGCATCACGCCCACGGTGTGCAAGGTGGCCAGCGGCGCAGCGGAAACGGTGCCGGTGTACCAAGTCACCAATCTGGCGCGGACTTTGCGTTGGCTGAAGGAACAAAACATCTGGATCATGGGCGCGGCCGGCGAAGCCGGGCAAACCATTTACGACATGAAACTGGATATGCCGCTGGCTTTGGTGATGGGGGCGGAAGGCAGCGGTATGCGCCATCTGACCCGGCAACACTGCGACTTTCTGGTCAAAATTCCGATGCTCGGCCAGGTGGAAAGCCTGAACGTTTCGGTCGCGGCAGGGGTGTTGCTGTACGAGATTTTTCGGCAAAAACATTCGGGCTAG
- a CDS encoding c-type cytochrome, whose translation MRRLRGTVYVLALIPLRAAHADLSAQAIAMNCLNCHASGQAAASRLPDIGRLSAAELEQALLAFKYDRRAATLMPRLAKAYSDAELAAVAVYLARH comes from the coding sequence ATGCGGCGGCTGCGCGGCACCGTTTACGTTCTGGCGCTTATTCCGTTACGGGCGGCGCATGCCGATTTGTCCGCCCAGGCCATAGCCATGAACTGTCTGAATTGCCACGCTAGCGGCCAGGCCGCGGCGAGCCGTTTGCCCGATATCGGCCGTCTCAGCGCAGCCGAATTGGAGCAGGCCTTATTGGCCTTCAAATACGACAGGCGCGCCGCGACGTTGATGCCGCGGCTGGCCAAGGCGTATAGCGACGCCGAGTTGGCCGCCGTGGCCGTCTATCTGGCCCGGCATTAA
- a CDS encoding NAD(P)/FAD-dependent oxidoreductase, producing MSRRRFLKNCAGFGAGLLAACSRWPLSDSSKPRVVVVGGGFAGATAAKYLKILDDALHVSLIVPQAGYITCPASNWLFAGLGDIERLTVDYRSLQSRYGVAVVADSAKALDLSGKRVHLQSGEVRSYDRLILAPGIDFRWDTIAGYDAAAAEHFPHAWRAGPQTLMLLRQLQAMPDGGVVLIAVPADPYRCPPGPYERASMMAYWLKQHKPRAKILILDAKRSFSKQALFEAGWAKHYGYGTPQSLIEWHSLADNPLLELHADSKTLVSEFGDRFSGDVLNIIPPQTAGSIVRQSGLADAGGWCPVRPATAQSRFDDFVHIIGDAANYAPIPKSAFAANSAAKVCAMAVVSLLREQPLPEAHWLNTCYSLVAPEHGISVAGVYKADSGGTISPVAGAGGVSVAKDSEAERAEAEYAQIVYRNLVADSFV from the coding sequence TTGTCGCGGCGCAGATTTCTGAAAAATTGTGCTGGATTCGGTGCCGGTCTGCTGGCAGCCTGCAGCCGCTGGCCGTTGTCGGATTCTTCCAAGCCGCGGGTGGTGGTGGTCGGCGGCGGTTTCGCCGGTGCCACCGCGGCCAAATATCTGAAAATTCTGGATGACGCCCTCCATGTCTCTCTGATCGTACCCCAAGCCGGCTACATCACCTGTCCGGCCAGCAACTGGTTGTTTGCCGGACTGGGCGATATCGAGCGCCTGACCGTGGATTATCGTTCGTTGCAAAGCCGTTACGGCGTGGCCGTCGTGGCCGATTCCGCTAAGGCATTGGATTTATCCGGGAAGCGGGTGCATCTGCAAAGTGGCGAGGTACGGTCTTACGATCGCCTGATTCTGGCGCCCGGTATCGATTTTCGCTGGGATACGATTGCGGGTTACGATGCGGCGGCTGCCGAACATTTCCCGCACGCCTGGCGGGCCGGACCGCAGACATTAATGCTGTTGCGACAATTGCAGGCGATGCCCGACGGCGGCGTGGTGCTGATCGCAGTCCCGGCCGACCCGTACCGCTGTCCGCCGGGGCCTTACGAGCGAGCCAGCATGATGGCCTATTGGCTGAAGCAACATAAACCGCGCGCCAAGATTCTGATCCTCGATGCCAAGCGCAGTTTTTCCAAGCAAGCGCTGTTCGAAGCCGGCTGGGCCAAACATTACGGCTATGGCACGCCGCAGAGTCTGATCGAATGGCACAGTCTGGCCGACAATCCGCTGCTGGAATTGCATGCCGATTCGAAGACGCTGGTCAGCGAGTTCGGCGACCGTTTTTCCGGCGATGTGTTGAACATCATTCCGCCGCAAACGGCCGGTTCGATTGTGCGGCAAAGCGGGCTGGCCGACGCCGGCGGTTGGTGTCCGGTCAGGCCGGCTACCGCGCAATCGAGGTTCGACGACTTTGTGCATATAATCGGCGACGCCGCCAACTATGCGCCGATTCCGAAATCGGCCTTTGCCGCCAATTCCGCAGCCAAAGTCTGCGCGATGGCGGTGGTGTCTTTGTTGCGGGAGCAACCGCTGCCCGAAGCGCATTGGCTGAATACCTGTTACAGCCTGGTTGCGCCGGAACACGGCATTTCGGTGGCCGGAGTCTACAAGGCCGATAGCGGCGGTACCATCAGTCCGGTCGCAGGGGCGGGTGGGGTCAGTGTGGCCAAAGACTCCGAAGCGGAGCGAGCGGAAGCCGAGTATGCGCAAATCGTTTACCGCAATTTGGTCGCGGACAGTTTTGTTTGA
- the bamA gene encoding outer membrane protein assembly factor BamA, with protein MKKNPLLQILLLSMLTGKAVQASSFVVEDIKVKGLQRISAGTVYNYLPVNVGETFTEDKQAQAIRALFNTGFFKDIALERDGGTLIVSVVERPSVAKVVIEGNKDIKKEDLTEALKKIGLAEGKVYNKQILDKVEQELRRQYFSHGKYGLKIKTEVTELTRNRVGIRIDISEGRVAKIKQINIVGSKSFSNDVLRKEFELSTTNFLSFYSKDDQYSKQKLSADLEKLRSYYLDRGYINFSIESTQVDITADKKEIYITINVKEGDVYMLDKVKLSGDLIVPPEDLIKLVKVGPGEIFSRKNATETSKAISDRLGDEGYTFANVNMVPEINEQNKTVAMTFFVDPGKRVYVRRINIKGNTKTRDEVIRREARQMESSWAASSKIERTKTRLDRLGYFEEVGVETPPVVGAADQIDVNYTIKEKASGNLQAGIGYSQVQGIIFNANVSQDNIFGTGKRVDFAFNNSSILTRYNLGFTDPYYTLDGVALGYNLGYTSRNAYAANLASYNTNITNAGVNFGIPLNEFDRIGFDVELKRTEIENTTLSSDTILKFLGFNQGDPLVTKSKSFNTLSTSVGWTHDTLDRATFAHSGGQQRVSGLITVPGSDLEYFKIGYKHQHYFPLSNDFTFRLLGEVAHGDSYGGASGLPFFENYFAGGTNDVRGFMQNTLGIIDTNDLNPTNTFRRPVGGSTKLIGKAELFFPVPFLSDVKSVRIGSFIDAGTLAPGLNTGDLKKYFRYSVGLSGEWLSPFGALAVSVAQPMSTEDTDRIQAFQFTFGSGF; from the coding sequence GTGAAGAAAAACCCGCTTTTGCAAATCCTGTTGTTGAGCATGCTGACCGGCAAAGCTGTCCAGGCGAGCAGTTTCGTAGTCGAAGACATCAAGGTCAAGGGTTTGCAACGGATTTCGGCCGGTACCGTCTACAACTATTTGCCGGTCAATGTCGGCGAAACCTTTACCGAAGACAAACAGGCCCAGGCGATCCGGGCCTTGTTCAATACCGGTTTTTTCAAGGATATCGCGCTGGAACGCGACGGCGGTACTTTGATCGTCAGCGTAGTCGAGCGGCCCTCCGTCGCCAAAGTGGTGATCGAGGGCAATAAAGACATCAAAAAAGAAGATCTGACCGAAGCCTTGAAGAAGATCGGCTTGGCCGAGGGCAAGGTTTACAACAAACAAATACTGGATAAGGTCGAGCAGGAACTGCGCCGCCAGTATTTCAGCCACGGCAAATACGGGCTGAAAATCAAGACCGAAGTCACCGAACTGACCCGCAACCGGGTCGGCATTCGCATCGACATCTCCGAAGGCCGGGTCGCCAAGATCAAGCAGATCAACATTGTCGGCAGCAAATCGTTTTCCAACGACGTGTTGCGCAAGGAATTCGAGTTAAGCACCACCAATTTCTTGTCTTTCTACTCGAAAGACGACCAATATTCGAAACAGAAACTCTCGGCCGATCTGGAAAAGCTGCGCTCGTATTATCTGGATCGCGGCTATATCAATTTCTCGATCGAATCCACCCAGGTCGATATCACGGCCGACAAAAAAGAAATCTACATCACGATCAACGTCAAGGAAGGCGACGTCTACATGCTGGACAAGGTCAAATTGTCCGGCGATTTGATCGTGCCGCCTGAGGATTTGATCAAACTGGTCAAGGTCGGTCCCGGCGAGATTTTCTCGCGCAAGAATGCGACCGAAACCTCTAAAGCAATTTCCGACCGGTTGGGCGACGAAGGCTATACCTTCGCCAACGTCAACATGGTGCCGGAGATCAACGAACAAAACAAAACCGTGGCGATGACGTTTTTCGTCGATCCGGGCAAGCGGGTTTACGTCCGCCGCATCAATATCAAAGGCAATACCAAGACCCGCGACGAGGTCATTCGCCGCGAAGCCAGACAGATGGAGTCGAGTTGGGCCGCCAGCAGCAAGATCGAACGCACCAAAACCCGTTTGGACCGTTTGGGTTACTTCGAAGAAGTCGGTGTCGAAACCCCGCCAGTGGTCGGTGCCGCGGACCAGATCGACGTCAATTACACGATCAAGGAAAAAGCTTCCGGTAACTTGCAGGCCGGTATCGGTTATTCGCAGGTGCAAGGCATCATCTTCAATGCCAACGTGTCGCAGGACAACATTTTCGGTACCGGCAAACGCGTCGATTTCGCCTTTAACAACAGCAGCATCTTGACCCGTTACAATCTGGGCTTTACCGACCCTTACTACACTTTGGATGGCGTGGCGCTCGGCTACAACCTGGGTTACACCTCGCGCAACGCCTACGCCGCCAACCTGGCCAGTTACAACACCAACATCACCAATGCCGGGGTCAATTTCGGCATTCCGTTGAACGAGTTCGATCGGATCGGTTTCGACGTCGAATTGAAGCGTACCGAAATCGAAAACACCACGTTGTCGTCGGATACGATTTTGAAGTTTTTGGGCTTCAATCAAGGCGACCCGTTGGTAACCAAGTCAAAAAGCTTCAATACTCTGTCGACATCTGTGGGTTGGACTCACGATACGCTGGACCGAGCCACCTTCGCCCATAGCGGCGGCCAGCAACGGGTGTCCGGTTTGATCACTGTACCGGGCAGCGATCTGGAGTATTTCAAGATCGGTTACAAACACCAGCATTATTTTCCGCTGTCCAACGATTTTACCTTTCGCTTACTGGGCGAGGTCGCGCACGGCGATAGCTACGGCGGCGCTTCCGGTCTGCCGTTCTTCGAAAACTATTTCGCCGGCGGTACCAACGACGTACGCGGTTTCATGCAAAACACGCTCGGTATCATCGATACCAACGATTTGAATCCGACCAATACCTTCCGGCGTCCGGTCGGCGGTTCCACCAAATTGATCGGCAAGGCCGAGCTGTTTTTCCCGGTGCCTTTCTTGAGCGACGTCAAGTCGGTCCGGATCGGCTCGTTTATCGACGCCGGCACCTTGGCGCCGGGATTGAATACCGGCGACCTGAAGAAATATTTCCGTTATTCGGTCGGATTGAGCGGCGAGTGGCTGTCGCCGTTTGGGGCCTTGGCCGTTAGTGTCGCCCAGCCGATGAGCACCGAAGATACCGATAGAATCCAGGCTTTCCAGTTCACCTTCGGTTCCGGTTTTTAG
- a CDS encoding OmpH family outer membrane protein: protein MKNRISLFLMLMIFAGISHAELKIGFVNVAKVLEKAPQAAKAKTRLETEFSPRDKALVSQQKEIKTLEEKLSRDSAVMSEDERRRLEKDVLDKKREFGRAQQEFSEDFNMRRNEELGNLQKRIVEAVRALAKEESFDLLLTDGVIYANDQIDVTSRVQQKLETLSQ from the coding sequence ATGAAAAATAGAATTTCTTTGTTTTTAATGCTGATGATTTTTGCCGGCATCAGTCACGCGGAGCTGAAAATCGGCTTTGTTAACGTGGCTAAAGTATTGGAGAAAGCCCCGCAGGCAGCGAAAGCAAAAACCCGCTTGGAAACCGAGTTTTCACCCCGGGACAAAGCCTTGGTGAGTCAACAAAAGGAAATTAAAACCCTTGAGGAAAAACTGAGCCGCGACAGTGCCGTGATGAGCGAAGACGAGCGCCGCAGACTGGAAAAAGACGTACTGGATAAAAAACGCGAATTCGGCAGAGCGCAGCAAGAGTTTAGCGAAGACTTCAACATGCGCCGCAACGAAGAGTTGGGCAATCTGCAAAAACGCATCGTCGAGGCGGTCAGAGCCCTGGCTAAGGAAGAGTCTTTCGACTTGCTGCTGACCGACGGCGTGATTTACGCCAACGACCAAATCGACGTGACCAGCCGCGTCCAACAAAAGCTGGAAACATTGTCGCAGTAA
- the fabZ gene encoding 3-hydroxyacyl-ACP dehydratase FabZ, with product MAGTLDILQIQKLLPHRYPFLLVDKVVACEPGASLTALKNVTFNEPFFQGHFPSQPIMPGVLIMEALAQATALLTSQSDDKLGEGAVYYLAGIDNARFKRQVVPGDQLRLQVTYLKHKRHLWSFDCRAEVDGELAASAQIMCAVSVA from the coding sequence ATGGCCGGAACACTCGATATTCTGCAGATTCAGAAATTATTGCCGCATCGTTATCCATTCTTGTTGGTGGATAAAGTGGTCGCTTGCGAGCCCGGCGCCAGCTTGACGGCTTTAAAAAACGTCACCTTCAACGAGCCGTTTTTTCAGGGCCATTTTCCCAGCCAGCCTATCATGCCCGGCGTATTGATTATGGAAGCGCTGGCACAGGCTACGGCGTTGCTGACTTCGCAAAGCGACGACAAGCTGGGCGAGGGTGCCGTCTATTATTTGGCCGGCATCGACAATGCCCGCTTCAAACGCCAAGTGGTGCCTGGAGACCAATTGCGCTTGCAGGTTACTTACCTGAAGCACAAGCGCCATTTGTGGTCGTTCGACTGCCGGGCCGAGGTCGACGGCGAACTGGCGGCCAGCGCGCAGATCATGTGCGCGGTGTCGGTGGCGTAA
- the lpxA gene encoding acyl-ACP--UDP-N-acetylglucosamine O-acyltransferase: protein MIDSRAIVHPNADLADDVRVGPFTVIGPDVQIDAGTEIGPHVVIKGPTAIGRDNRIYQFSSIGEDPQDKKYADEITRLEIGDRNVIREFCTMHRGTLQDQGLTLIGSDNLFMAYTHVAHDCVIGDHVIMANGASIAGHVHLGDHAILGGFTLVHQFTQIGEYSFSAMGSAITQDIPPYVMVGGRPTRPHGINSVGMERNGKSPEVIRQIRQAYKILYKSNLRLEDAIEEMEGMAGESNELSNMVSFLRNVTRGILR, encoded by the coding sequence ATGATCGATTCTAGAGCCATAGTCCACCCGAACGCCGATTTGGCCGACGACGTTCGCGTCGGTCCGTTTACTGTGATCGGCCCCGACGTGCAAATCGATGCCGGTACCGAAATCGGTCCCCACGTCGTGATCAAGGGGCCGACCGCGATCGGCCGCGACAACAGGATTTACCAGTTCTCCTCCATTGGCGAAGATCCGCAGGACAAAAAATACGCCGACGAAATCACCCGCTTGGAAATCGGCGACCGCAACGTGATCCGCGAGTTCTGCACCATGCATCGCGGCACCCTGCAGGATCAGGGCTTGACCTTGATCGGCAGCGACAATTTGTTCATGGCGTACACCCATGTCGCTCACGACTGTGTGATCGGTGACCATGTGATCATGGCCAACGGCGCCTCCATCGCCGGCCACGTGCACTTGGGCGACCACGCCATTCTCGGCGGCTTTACCTTGGTGCACCAGTTTACCCAGATCGGCGAGTACAGTTTCTCGGCCATGGGTAGCGCGATTACCCAGGACATTCCGCCTTATGTGATGGTCGGCGGCAGGCCGACCCGGCCGCACGGTATCAACTCGGTCGGCATGGAACGCAACGGCAAGTCCCCGGAAGTAATCCGCCAAATCCGTCAGGCCTATAAAATTCTCTACAAGAGCAATTTGCGCCTGGAAGACGCGATCGAAGAAATGGAAGGCATGGCCGGCGAAAGCAACGAACTTTCCAATATGGTCAGTTTCTTGCGTAATGTCACTCGCGGCATCCTTCGATAA
- the rnhB gene encoding ribonuclease HII, with product MSLAASFDNSPILIAGIDEVGRGCIVGPVVAAAVILDPAKPIAGLTDSKKLSEKRRTVLAEEIKANALAWAVARAEASEIDRINILQATFVAMRRAFAQLPIKPDFIKVDGNRLPGIACPGEAVVGGDALVAEISAASILAKVARDSEMAVLDRLYPGYDFAGHKGYPTKVHLSALAEHGLTPQHRRSYAPVKKFL from the coding sequence ATGTCACTCGCGGCATCCTTCGATAACTCCCCAATACTGATCGCCGGCATCGACGAAGTAGGGCGCGGCTGTATTGTCGGTCCGGTCGTCGCCGCGGCGGTCATTCTCGATCCGGCCAAGCCGATCGCCGGCTTGACGGATTCGAAAAAACTCAGCGAAAAACGCCGTACCGTATTGGCCGAAGAGATCAAAGCCAATGCTTTGGCTTGGGCGGTGGCTCGCGCGGAAGCCAGCGAAATCGACCGCATCAACATCCTGCAAGCCACCTTTGTGGCGATGCGGCGCGCATTTGCCCAATTGCCGATCAAGCCCGATTTCATCAAAGTAGACGGCAATCGCCTGCCCGGCATAGCGTGTCCCGGCGAAGCTGTGGTCGGCGGCGACGCGTTGGTTGCCGAAATCTCGGCGGCGTCGATCCTGGCCAAGGTGGCGCGCGACAGCGAAATGGCGGTGCTGGATCGGCTGTATCCAGGCTACGATTTCGCCGGCCACAAAGGCTACCCGACTAAGGTTCACCTGAGCGCATTAGCCGAACACGGCCTGACGCCGCAGCATCGTCGCTCTTACGCCCCGGTGAAAAAATTCCTCTAA